A window of Tautonia plasticadhaerens contains these coding sequences:
- a CDS encoding DUF932 domain-containing protein, translating into MSIQAVAAARVFVCDNMAFSGSSGSVVLKKKHTSRLDLAAVVPEAIDQFLERAGTFRLDLDRMRDFSLTDGRAKELLFDAFAGRSPVMPLRLLPTVGRLYFDDDGQREKFPDRSLWALNNAFTEAVKVLKPVPQHNAGLRIGRYCGRLLHRGSPSVN; encoded by the coding sequence ATGTCCATCCAGGCCGTCGCCGCCGCGAGGGTCTTCGTCTGCGACAACATGGCCTTCAGCGGGTCGTCCGGCTCGGTCGTCCTGAAGAAGAAACACACGTCCCGCCTCGACCTGGCCGCTGTCGTCCCCGAGGCGATCGACCAGTTCCTCGAACGGGCCGGGACATTCCGTCTCGACCTCGACCGGATGAGGGACTTCTCCCTGACCGATGGGCGGGCGAAGGAACTGCTCTTCGACGCCTTCGCCGGCCGGTCTCCCGTGATGCCGCTGCGTCTGCTCCCGACCGTGGGAAGGCTCTACTTCGACGATGACGGGCAGCGAGAGAAGTTCCCTGATCGGTCGCTCTGGGCGTTGAACAACGCCTTCACGGAGGCGGTCAAGGTGTTGAAGCCGGTTCCCCAGCACAACGCCGGGCTGCGGATCGGCCGGTATTGCGGCCGGCTCCTCCATCGAGGCTCACCGAGCGTCAACTGA
- a CDS encoding MarR family winged helix-turn-helix transcriptional regulator translates to MAGEGLQQELKKRSPFEVAEQEAMLNLLRTADRLHLEFVRLFREHGLSPAQYNVLRILRGEGGEGLPSLEIAGRMITSVPDITRLVDRLEAAGLVLRDRSARDRRVVRVRVTPRGVDLLSRLDGPVVALHRRLLGHLDAYELGTLNDLLVKARRPPDEGAGVPADA, encoded by the coding sequence ATGGCCGGCGAGGGGCTCCAGCAGGAGTTGAAGAAGCGGTCGCCGTTCGAGGTCGCCGAGCAGGAGGCGATGCTCAACCTGCTGCGGACCGCCGACCGCCTGCACCTGGAGTTCGTCCGCCTGTTCCGCGAACACGGCCTGAGCCCCGCCCAGTACAACGTCCTCCGGATCCTCCGTGGGGAGGGGGGCGAGGGGCTGCCCAGCCTGGAGATCGCCGGGAGGATGATCACCTCGGTCCCCGACATCACCCGGCTGGTCGACCGGCTGGAGGCCGCCGGCTTGGTCCTCCGGGACCGCTCGGCCCGGGATCGCCGGGTGGTCCGGGTCCGGGTCACCCCCCGCGGGGTCGACCTGCTCTCCCGGCTCGACGGCCCGGTGGTCGCGCTGCACCGCCGGCTGCTCGGGCACCTCGACGCCTACGAACTGGGCACCCTGAACGACCTGCTGGTCAAGGCCCGGCGCCCCCCCGACGAGGGCGCCGGAGTGCCGGCCGATGCGTGA
- a CDS encoding transposase, whose amino-acid sequence MAGIVGRESGEVRLEVLGPSGGAELEEVVDDSCLEGATVNTDEWRGYSRVGGHHGRVHVTVDHSGPKGTWALDLDGDGIREVHCNTQEGLWTGLRIFLSRFRGVSKWYLAQYVAMFQWSHNIKQVTDEFLRILLGMGPSTSSAP is encoded by the coding sequence GTGGCCGGCATCGTCGGCAGGGAGTCGGGTGAGGTGCGCCTGGAGGTCCTCGGGCCGTCCGGCGGGGCGGAGCTGGAGGAGGTCGTCGACGACAGCTGCCTGGAGGGGGCGACGGTCAACACCGACGAGTGGCGGGGCTACAGCCGCGTGGGGGGCCACCACGGGCGGGTCCATGTGACGGTCGACCACTCGGGCCCGAAGGGGACGTGGGCGTTGGACCTCGACGGCGACGGCATCCGCGAAGTGCATTGCAATACGCAGGAGGGCCTGTGGACGGGCCTGCGGATCTTCCTGAGCCGGTTCCGGGGCGTGAGCAAGTGGTACCTGGCCCAGTACGTGGCGATGTTCCAGTGGTCCCACAACATCAAGCAGGTCACCGATGAGTTCCTGAGAATCCTTCTCGGTATGGGGCCGAGCACCAGCTCGGCCCCATGA
- a CDS encoding transposase, giving the protein MDFPLIDLMDAHACYERLVALLHPDGLACPRCGAADRLGIHRRHRDPVIDYQCGHCRRVFNAFTGTPLQGIRRPPAQLLLILRGIADAAPAAQMARELGCDRKHLLELRHRLQGNALLRMDRNPLGDAVVEADEAYVNAGEKRDPAPRPGRPAAAAGQSPPRPRNLRQRPAASGRHRRQGVG; this is encoded by the coding sequence ATGGACTTCCCCCTGATCGACCTGATGGACGCGCACGCCTGCTACGAGCGGCTCGTCGCCCTGCTTCACCCCGACGGGCTGGCCTGCCCCCGCTGCGGCGCTGCCGACCGCCTCGGCATCCACCGCCGGCATCGCGACCCGGTGATCGATTACCAGTGCGGCCACTGCCGCCGCGTCTTCAACGCCTTCACCGGCACGCCCTTGCAGGGCATCCGCCGGCCGCCGGCCCAGCTGCTGCTGATCCTCCGGGGCATCGCCGACGCGGCCCCCGCGGCCCAGATGGCGCGCGAGCTGGGCTGCGACCGCAAGCACCTGCTCGAGCTGCGGCACCGGCTGCAGGGCAACGCCCTGCTCCGCATGGACCGCAACCCGCTGGGCGACGCGGTGGTCGAGGCCGACGAGGCGTACGTCAACGCGGGGGAAAAAAGGGATCCGGCACCCCGACCCGGCCGACCCGCCGCGGCGGCGGGCCAATCGCCGCCGCGGCCACGGAACCTTCGCCAACGACCGGCCGCCAGTGGCCGGCATCGTCGGCAGGGAGTCGGGTGA
- a CDS encoding YybH family protein produces the protein MRRCVPLLMAVITLSAASSALADDEAMEAARSVAEGYAKAVNERDAEAVAAFYVPDADRVVVAGVEVVDRSEGRDSIAGHFRRLFEGNEALPLDSEVESARLVAPATLAYELFWELTGLPSGEPMRGRSIIVASEREGRWQNVTDYVLIPVRPG, from the coding sequence ATGCGACGTTGTGTTCCGCTGCTCATGGCGGTGATCACCCTCTCCGCCGCGTCGTCGGCCTTGGCCGATGACGAGGCGATGGAGGCGGCACGCTCGGTCGCCGAGGGCTATGCCAAGGCCGTCAACGAGCGGGACGCGGAGGCCGTGGCCGCGTTCTACGTCCCCGACGCCGACCGGGTCGTGGTCGCGGGGGTCGAGGTCGTCGACCGATCCGAGGGCCGCGACTCGATCGCGGGGCACTTCCGCCGGCTGTTCGAGGGAAACGAGGCCCTCCCGCTCGACAGCGAAGTCGAGTCCGCCCGGCTCGTCGCACCGGCGACCCTGGCCTACGAGCTATTTTGGGAATTGACGGGCCTACCCTCCGGCGAGCCGATGCGGGGCCGCTCGATCATCGTGGCCAGCGAGCGGGAAGGCCGGTGGCAGAACGTCACGGACTACGTGTTGATCCCCGTGCGGCCGGGATAG
- a CDS encoding carbohydrate-binding family 9-like protein, whose protein sequence is MLIAPLLLLLPGSSPPPPPPQYRTEEARGYVCFRAPGPIVVDGRLDEEGWRAIPWTEPFVDIEGDARPRPRFRTRAKMAWDDDFFYVAADLEEPHVWGTLTRHDSVIFRDNDFEVFLDPDGDHHLYGEFEINALNTGWDLLLVKPYRDGGPAVDSWEIPGLVTAVHVRGTLNDPGDEDEGWSLELAFPWGVLEEIARTPCPPPDGDRWRVNFSRVEWQHQVVDGRYRKVPDTREDNWVWSPQGVVDMHRPGYWGDVVFSAAAPDTVAFEPDPSRPARDFLVRVSEAQRVHRQENGRWAASAEDLGIDPAAFPTFRIEATTDGYAASVEAPEAGGGEPRRWTIRQDSRISPEPVSP, encoded by the coding sequence ATGCTGATCGCACCGCTGCTGCTGCTGCTCCCCGGTTCGTCCCCGCCCCCGCCTCCCCCGCAGTACCGCACCGAGGAGGCCCGGGGGTATGTCTGCTTCCGGGCGCCCGGCCCGATCGTCGTCGACGGGCGGCTCGACGAGGAGGGCTGGCGGGCGATCCCCTGGACCGAGCCCTTCGTCGACATCGAGGGGGACGCCCGCCCCCGCCCCCGGTTCCGGACCCGGGCGAAGATGGCCTGGGACGACGACTTCTTCTACGTGGCCGCCGACCTGGAGGAGCCCCACGTCTGGGGCACCCTCACCCGGCACGACTCGGTGATCTTCCGGGACAACGACTTCGAGGTCTTCCTCGACCCCGACGGCGACCACCACCTCTACGGCGAGTTCGAGATCAACGCCCTGAACACCGGCTGGGACCTCCTGCTGGTCAAGCCCTACCGGGACGGCGGCCCGGCCGTGGACTCCTGGGAGATCCCCGGCCTGGTGACGGCGGTCCACGTCCGGGGGACGCTCAACGACCCCGGCGACGAGGACGAGGGCTGGTCGCTCGAACTCGCCTTCCCCTGGGGCGTGCTGGAGGAGATCGCCCGGACGCCCTGCCCCCCCCCCGACGGCGACCGCTGGCGGGTGAACTTCTCCCGGGTCGAGTGGCAGCACCAGGTCGTCGACGGCCGATACCGCAAGGTGCCCGACACCCGGGAGGACAACTGGGTCTGGTCCCCCCAGGGGGTGGTCGACATGCACCGGCCCGGCTACTGGGGGGACGTCGTGTTCTCGGCCGCCGCCCCCGACACCGTCGCCTTCGAGCCCGACCCGAGCCGACCGGCCCGGGACTTCCTCGTCCGCGTCTCCGAGGCCCAGCGGGTGCACCGCCAGGAGAACGGCCGGTGGGCCGCCTCGGCCGAGGATCTGGGGATCGACCCGGCGGCCTTCCCGACCTTCCGGATCGAGGCGACGACCGACGGCTACGCCGCCTCGGTCGAGGCCCCCGAGGCCGGGGGCGGCGAGCCCCGGCGCTGGACGATCCGGCAGGATTCCCGGATCAGCCCCGAGCCCGTCTCCCCCTGA
- a CDS encoding tyrosine-type recombinase/integrase — translation MAGGAASRVADRCLPRHGARPGWRPEHSAGGYANTQGRLKHFRQWIGERTPIDSINADRWESYWRYLIGKKWSSEYKKSIHRSARTFLDWLVGKGVIDPLPNLNDRRHRFQDNRPDDEADIDPMPIDDFRRLIEHTKDTPTELYLLLMANCGFYPQDIADLKPGEVRWDAGRIVRRRSKTKREKRPPRVDYPLWPRTLELLGRFRSSSPEHVLLSSKGTVLVDRWMDGNKTKKKDNVALAIKRTRDLIGVSHPPKAIRKRSATLIRSNPHYADLRFHFLGHAPPTIADEHYSAIDQGRFDVCVTWLAECYGIK, via the coding sequence GTGGCCGGAGGAGCGGCGAGTCGGGTCGCTGATCGATGCTTACCTCGACATGGAGCGAGACCGGGTTGGCGGCCCGAGCATTCCGCCGGCGGCTACGCCAACACCCAGGGACGACTCAAGCACTTTCGGCAATGGATCGGCGAACGGACTCCGATCGACTCGATCAATGCAGACAGGTGGGAGTCCTACTGGCGATACCTCATCGGCAAGAAATGGTCGAGTGAGTACAAGAAATCAATCCACCGGAGCGCCCGGACTTTCCTCGACTGGCTCGTCGGCAAGGGGGTCATCGATCCCCTCCCGAACCTCAACGATCGCCGGCACCGATTCCAGGACAACCGGCCGGACGATGAGGCTGACATCGACCCGATGCCGATCGACGACTTTCGAAGGCTGATTGAGCACACGAAGGACACGCCGACGGAACTCTATCTCCTGCTCATGGCGAACTGCGGGTTCTATCCCCAGGACATCGCCGACTTGAAGCCGGGAGAAGTACGCTGGGATGCGGGACGGATCGTCCGACGCCGATCCAAGACCAAGCGCGAGAAGCGGCCGCCCCGTGTCGACTACCCGCTCTGGCCGAGGACGCTCGAACTGCTCGGGAGATTTCGCTCATCGTCCCCGGAGCACGTCCTCCTCTCATCGAAGGGCACTGTTCTGGTCGACCGGTGGATGGATGGCAACAAGACCAAGAAGAAGGACAACGTCGCCCTGGCGATCAAGCGTACACGCGACCTGATTGGTGTCTCGCATCCGCCCAAGGCGATCCGGAAGCGTTCCGCTACGCTCATCCGGTCGAACCCCCACTATGCCGACCTGAGGTTCCATTTCCTCGGGCATGCACCACCGACGATCGCCGACGAGCATTATTCGGCAATCGATCAAGGCCGTTTCGATGTGTGCGTGACCTGGCTTGCCGAGTGCTACGGGATCAAATGA
- a CDS encoding IS110 family RNA-guided transposase codes for MTTTTKKKVRFVRPNSSTSSTPRLDSGETAHVGVDVHKASHHVAVVTDLRGLVASRTPPADPESLSERPKPIGSQVARVVYEAGPTGFTLARRLRSSGLRAGVIAPPKTPTMPGPEAESDRLDRRKLAVFARKGPLQPVRVPEEREGADRRVLRLREQLARKLRAAQQQVKAFLLQHGIAEPAGLTRWTAASVDAPRRLELTPEPRLRPDVMLDERQHDRERVARAPRRLEESAGAGRHREAVATPRTAPGVGPITAMTSRVELHDPARFRDGGQVARVIGLAPQVSQGGPTRREGRRLKSGNARLRTALVEAARRWVAGDEAAKARYRRLVATTGNGKKAIAGMARRLAILLWRLSLSGEPYRAAAWRPGPAPATPERPGSRPRPLPERPSSGAGRPRASEDLRVR; via the coding sequence ATGACCACCACCACCAAGAAGAAGGTCCGCTTCGTCCGCCCGAACTCCTCGACGTCCTCGACGCCCCGCCTCGACTCCGGCGAGACGGCCCACGTCGGCGTCGACGTCCACAAGGCCAGCCACCACGTCGCCGTCGTCACCGACCTGCGGGGCCTCGTCGCCTCCCGGACCCCGCCCGCCGACCCCGAGTCGCTCAGCGAGCGGCCCAAGCCCATCGGCTCGCAAGTCGCCCGGGTCGTCTACGAGGCCGGTCCGACCGGCTTCACGCTGGCCCGACGGCTCAGGTCCTCCGGGCTGCGAGCCGGGGTGATCGCCCCGCCGAAGACCCCCACCATGCCGGGCCCCGAGGCCGAGAGCGACCGGCTCGACCGCCGCAAGCTGGCCGTCTTCGCCCGGAAGGGGCCGCTCCAACCCGTGCGCGTCCCCGAGGAGCGGGAGGGAGCCGACCGCCGGGTCCTGCGGCTGCGTGAGCAGCTGGCCCGCAAGCTCCGCGCGGCCCAGCAACAGGTCAAGGCGTTCCTCCTCCAGCATGGCATCGCCGAGCCGGCGGGGCTGACCCGCTGGACGGCCGCGTCGGTCGACGCCCCTCGCCGGCTGGAGCTGACCCCCGAGCCGCGGCTCCGCCCGGACGTGATGCTCGACGAGCGGCAGCATGATCGGGAGCGGGTGGCCCGCGCCCCCCGACGCCTGGAGGAGTCGGCCGGGGCGGGCCGCCATCGCGAGGCGGTCGCGACGCCGCGGACGGCGCCCGGGGTGGGGCCGATCACGGCGATGACCTCCCGCGTCGAGCTGCACGACCCGGCCCGGTTCCGCGACGGCGGCCAGGTGGCGCGGGTGATCGGGCTGGCGCCGCAGGTCTCGCAGGGCGGCCCGACGCGCCGCGAGGGGCGGCGGCTGAAGTCGGGCAACGCCCGGCTGCGGACGGCGCTCGTCGAGGCGGCCCGGAGGTGGGTCGCCGGCGATGAGGCGGCGAAGGCGCGATACCGCCGGCTGGTCGCCACGACCGGCAACGGCAAGAAGGCCATCGCGGGGATGGCCCGACGTCTGGCGATCCTGCTGTGGCGGCTGAGCCTCAGCGGTGAGCCCTACCGGGCGGCCGCCTGGCGGCCCGGCCCGGCCCCGGCAACCCCGGAGCGGCCCGGTTCGCGGCCGCGACCCCTGCCCGAGCGACCGTCGAGTGGGGCAGGACGACCCCGAGCCAGTGAGGATCTGCGAGTGAGGTGA
- a CDS encoding transposase: MWAEDEARPGLKPVARRVWAVKGRRPTANGRTGCQWLYVYGFVHPASGRDLEPILPAADTDRMAAALGEFARWAGPAGERLLVVPVDNAGWHVARRLAVPPDVVRHRLPPRTPDLQPAEPLWPPLRAVVANEGFDDLEALERPLIGRCRWLIDHPEVVRGAVGFHWAVALNG, from the coding sequence CTGTGGGCCGAGGACGAGGCCCGGCCGGGGCTCAAGCCCGTCGCCCGGCGGGTCTGGGCCGTCAAGGGGCGACGACCGACGGCCAACGGCCGCACCGGGTGTCAGTGGCTCTACGTCTACGGCTTCGTCCACCCGGCCAGCGGCCGCGACCTGGAGCCGATCCTGCCGGCGGCGGATACCGACCGGATGGCCGCAGCGCTCGGCGAGTTCGCCCGGTGGGCGGGCCCCGCGGGCGAGAGGCTGCTGGTGGTGCCGGTCGACAACGCCGGCTGGCACGTGGCCAGGCGCCTGGCGGTGCCGCCGGACGTGGTGCGGCACCGGCTGCCGCCCCGCACGCCGGACTTGCAGCCGGCCGAGCCGCTCTGGCCGCCGCTGCGCGCGGTGGTGGCCAACGAGGGCTTCGACGACCTGGAAGCGTTGGAGCGCCCCTTGATCGGTCGATGCCGCTGGCTGATCGACCACCCCGAGGTCGTCCGCGGGGCGGTCGGCTTCCACTGGGCGGTCGCCCTCAATGGTTAG
- a CDS encoding helix-turn-helix domain-containing protein has protein sequence MRADRRRSGIDPPLFVRPLTPDEHQAIRAGLRSPSAFTLRRCRILAASAEGLKPSQIAPRCGRPSQTARNALRAFAAEGTDCLREKSHRPASARPGIDDAGCERPRALLHRSPRDFGEPTSLWTPEPAAGAAFAEGLTARLVSGEAIRQALERLGVGWRRAEDWITSPGPSYLRKERA, from the coding sequence TTGCGGGCCGATCGTCGTAGGAGTGGTATAGACCCACCTCTCTTCGTCCGACCGCTGACCCCCGACGAGCATCAGGCGATCCGGGCCGGCCTCCGCTCGCCCTCGGCCTTCACCCTGCGCCGCTGCCGGATCCTGGCGGCCAGCGCCGAGGGCCTCAAGCCCTCGCAGATCGCCCCCCGGTGTGGCCGCCCGTCCCAGACCGCCCGCAACGCCCTGCGGGCCTTCGCCGCCGAGGGCACCGACTGCCTGCGCGAGAAGTCCCACCGCCCCGCGTCGGCCCGCCCCGGGATCGACGACGCCGGGTGCGAGCGGCCGCGGGCCCTGCTGCACCGCAGCCCCCGCGACTTCGGCGAGCCGACCTCGTTGTGGACCCCGGAGCCGGCCGCCGGGGCGGCCTTCGCCGAGGGCCTCACCGCCCGGCTCGTCAGCGGGGAGGCGATCCGCCAGGCCCTGGAGCGCCTCGGCGTCGGCTGGAGACGGGCCGAGGACTGGATCACCAGCCCCGGCCCCTCATATCTGCGCAAGGAGAGAGCATGA
- a CDS encoding IS630 family transposase (programmed frameshift) has translation MDKYRVTLTEEERAELQHLVSTGKAAARKLAHARILLLADTRAGQEHSDERIADALGVSLRTIARVRQRFVIDGVQAAISRGPQPPRPDKIKIKGDIEQRLVRLACSDPPQGRCHWTPQLLADELVVLGLAESISTETVRQALKKNDIKPWIVETRCIPPEADAEYVWRMEDVIQVHLRPYDPRFPVACFDEACKQLFGEVRPPRRCRSGRPAQVDYEYEREGVCHQLMMCEPLRGWRHVKVTGRRTRRDYAGCIRDLVEVHYPRAEKVLLVQDNLNTHDGASPYEAFSPEVARRLLDRIEFHYTPKHGSWLNMAETEISVMNQQCLDRRLEGPAKLAAEVAAWEHRRNVRRARIHWTFTLAAARRKLRKLYPSIED, from the exons ATGGACAAGTACCGGGTCACCCTGACCGAGGAGGAGCGGGCTGAGTTGCAGCACCTGGTCTCCACCGGCAAGGCTGCCGCCCGCAAGCTGGCCCATGCCCGTATCCTCCTCCTGGCCGATACCAGAGCCGGCCAAGAGCACTCGGATGAGCGGATCGCCGACGCACTTGGGGTCAGCCTACGAACCATCGCCCGGGTCCGTCAGCGGTTCGTCATCGACGGCGTTCAGGCGGCCATCAGTCGGGGTCCCCAGCCGCCACGACCGGACAAGATCAAGATCAAGGGGGACATCGAGCAGCGGTTGGTCCGACTGGCGTGCAGCGATCCGCCGCAGGGCCGATGCCACTGGACGCCGCAACTGCTGGCCGACGAACTGGTCGTCCTGGGCCTGGCCGAGTCGATCAGCACCGAGACCGTCCGCCAGGCTCTCA AAAAGAACGACATCAAGCCCTGGATCGTCGAGACCCGGTGCATCCCGCCCGAGGCCGACGCCGAGTACGTCTGGCGGATGGAGGACGTGATCCAGGTCCACCTGCGGCCCTACGACCCGAGGTTCCCGGTCGCCTGCTTCGACGAGGCGTGCAAGCAACTCTTCGGCGAGGTGCGGCCACCCAGGCGGTGCCGCTCGGGCCGACCGGCTCAGGTGGACTACGAGTACGAGCGGGAGGGCGTCTGCCACCAGTTGATGATGTGCGAGCCGCTGCGGGGCTGGCGTCATGTCAAGGTGACCGGACGCCGGACCCGGCGGGACTACGCCGGCTGCATCCGGGACCTGGTGGAGGTGCACTACCCCCGAGCGGAGAAGGTCCTGCTGGTGCAGGACAACTTGAATACGCACGACGGGGCGAGCCCCTACGAGGCGTTCTCGCCGGAGGTGGCACGTCGGCTCCTGGACCGGATCGAGTTCCACTACACACCCAAGCACGGCAGTTGGCTGAACATGGCCGAGACGGAGATCAGCGTCATGAACCAGCAATGCCTGGATCGCCGGCTGGAGGGTCCGGCCAAGCTGGCGGCGGAGGTGGCGGCCTGGGAACACCGGCGGAATGTGAGGAGAGCCCGAATCCACTGGACCTTC
- a CDS encoding dihydrofolate reductase family protein — protein MRKVTFGGANSLDNFLARPDHSVDWLLWGEEVAAVMADYWKTIDTVLMGRKTYEVAARSGQGAGHPNVATYVFSRTLPEGSHGGITVIRQDAAEFVRILKGRDGGDICLMGGGELARSLFEARLIDEIGFNIHPVLLGSGIPLFQPMSRQIDLELRECRAFKNGCVYVTYRVKD, from the coding sequence ATGCGGAAGGTTACCTTCGGCGGGGCCAACAGCCTGGACAACTTCCTCGCCCGCCCCGACCACTCCGTGGATTGGCTGCTCTGGGGCGAGGAGGTGGCGGCGGTCATGGCCGACTACTGGAAGACGATCGATACCGTCCTGATGGGGCGGAAGACGTACGAGGTGGCCGCCAGGAGTGGCCAGGGGGCCGGACACCCGAACGTGGCGACGTATGTGTTCTCGCGGACGCTCCCGGAGGGCTCGCACGGGGGCATCACCGTCATCAGACAGGACGCGGCCGAGTTCGTCCGCATTCTGAAGGGCCGGGACGGCGGGGATATCTGCCTGATGGGTGGCGGGGAACTGGCCCGATCGCTCTTCGAGGCGAGACTGATTGACGAGATCGGCTTCAACATCCACCCGGTGCTCCTCGGCTCGGGCATCCCGCTCTTCCAACCGATGAGCCGTCAGATCGACCTGGAGCTACGCGAGTGCCGGGCGTTCAAGAACGGGTGCGTCTACGTCACGTACCGGGTCAAGGACTGA
- a CDS encoding YceI family protein, whose product MNVIARWSSLIALAGLMAGCSNPAADVTAARVGDAQPVAEADPAEGLEQPREIAGSESPDSAPADDAAPDAGEVVAFDGSDSTIDFVGSKLVGGGHDGGFKAFTGQFVLAPETGEVKSVSTTIDMDSIWSDNEKLTGHLKNEDFFEVPTYPEAEFVSTAIAAAAGGAEGATHEVTGNLTLHGVTKSVTFPATVAVSDSAVTLDSEFKIDRTIWGIVYGAESDVRDRIINKDVVIRLDINASRDAAPADASPAEDAE is encoded by the coding sequence ATGAACGTGATCGCCCGCTGGTCCTCCCTGATCGCCCTGGCCGGCCTGATGGCCGGCTGCTCCAACCCCGCCGCCGACGTGACCGCCGCCAGGGTCGGCGACGCCCAACCCGTCGCCGAGGCCGACCCGGCCGAGGGCCTGGAACAGCCCCGGGAAATCGCCGGCTCGGAGTCCCCCGATTCCGCCCCCGCCGACGACGCCGCCCCCGATGCCGGCGAGGTCGTGGCCTTCGACGGCTCGGACTCGACGATCGACTTCGTCGGCTCGAAGCTCGTCGGCGGCGGCCACGACGGCGGCTTCAAGGCCTTCACCGGACAGTTCGTCCTGGCGCCCGAGACCGGCGAGGTCAAGTCGGTCTCCACCACCATCGACATGGACTCGATCTGGTCGGACAACGAGAAGCTCACCGGCCACCTCAAGAACGAGGATTTCTTCGAGGTCCCCACCTACCCCGAGGCGGAGTTCGTCTCCACCGCCATCGCCGCCGCCGCCGGCGGGGCCGAGGGGGCGACCCACGAGGTCACCGGCAACCTCACCCTGCACGGCGTGACCAAGTCCGTCACCTTCCCGGCCACCGTGGCCGTCTCCGACTCCGCCGTGACGCTCGACTCCGAGTTCAAGATCGACCGCACCATCTGGGGCATCGTCTACGGCGCCGAGTCGGACGTCCGGGACCGGATCATCAACAAGGACGTGGTCATCCGCCTCGACATCAACGCCTCCCGGGACGCGGCCCCCGCCGACGCCTCCCCCGCCGAGGATGCCGAGTGA